ctctctctcaaatcccATGTACAACCAATGataaatttgctttttataccTCAAGACTCCTTCTAAATATGCATACTTTAGCCAATTATCTATATTGATTAGCTTCTCTGCTATAATCTTTTTAAACAACTCATCTATCTCATAAGTTTCACCAACTTAGTCATGCCAAATTTGTGTAATAACAATCATGGTTGCTAAGTCACTACTCTCCTTCTTTAGGGTTTTCTAATTGTCTTTAAATTGTCATCTTTTCAGACAATGCATCAACTATCATGTTTTCCTTCATTTTCCTATACAGAATAATAAACCTCAATTCCAATAGTTTAGTTAATCCTTTCATCTGGATAGGGGTGTGGAGTTTTTGTTCTAgcaaaaactttataatttcatgaTCAGTTTTGATAATGAACTGATCATATTCTAAATAATGCATTCATCTCTCCACCATCATGAGAATAACcatatctttttttcatgtatggaTAAACCAATATATCTTGGGCATAAAACTTTACCGAAGTATGTTAATGGTCTCCCATTCTAACTTAACACAACTCCTAATCCAGTAACATTAGCATCTATTTCCAAGATAAATGGTTTGGTAAAACCAAAATTGGTGTCTTGCACAAAGCTTCTTTTAAATCATCAAAGGCTACTTATGATTTCTCATTccaattaaatatattcttCTTCAATTGATTAGTCAGTGGTTTGTTTATAACTCTaaagttcttaaaaaattttctATAACAACAAGATAATCCTATAAAACCTCTCAATTCTTTATCTGATTGCAGTGTAGGCCGATTTCTAACTGCTTCAATTTTGTTTAAGTCAGTGGCCACCCTTTCTAAAGAGAtaatacattatatatattacacgtataataatgattattgAACAGGTATTACATAAACAATGACAGAACACACAGATATGTTCTGTGCAATGATCTTTATTTTGAAGGCTTGGTAACAATATCACAAGCAATACTCTTACTCTAGCTGATTGTAGCTTATAACCACGACTCGTGAGATTGGTAATATTTCTTATTATCAATAAATCTGCGTTAGTTGACTGCTCTTACGATTCAGAATCAACACTGACACAAGTAGGGTTGCAAGAGTAAGGGCAATCGATTTTTTCCATGGCACTTCGGTCGTAGAACCAATCTCCAACAGCCTTTCCCATTTTCTGGAGTAAAAAGAGCCGATACAAGGATTAGTAGGAATGCAGAAGCAATCAATATAAGATTATAAATGGTggaaataaagtaaataaaaggaAGATATGCCAGTCATTACCGTATCGCCCACTTCGGGAGATTTATCGTTTAACCAGGTAGATACCGACCCAGATTGGCAGTGAGCATAGCAAGAATCTATCCACAATCCTCTTGTTGAAGAACTGCCAAGTCCAGTATCCACTGCTTTTAAGAATTGTGTCCTGTAATCTGAAAATGAAATCCAAAATATAACTTCTGTTGGCGCAAAGGAAAACCAAGCCGATAGACTTCACTTAATTTCCCATCAAGAACCACGAAATGCTCTCGAAAAACGAAACTCTGAAATTTGGTTATTGATTAATAACGGGGCATGAGCTTTGGAAATGATCACCTTGCACGGTCTGGAGTTGACTAGCTGAgcattttttcaaatcaagctTGCAGTCCTTCCATTCTTTTTTGGAATCAACAGCTGTTGGTGCAAGAATGTTTTTTATCTGAACGAATACGAAAAGATGGAAGATCAGATAACACACGAAGAGATATGTGTCGCATAAAATTGCGCAGTTGTGTGATCTTTTGGGAATCATTGTGTGGGTTGGGGTGCACAATGATTCAGATTAACTGAGTAACAAGTTAGCATACCTGAAGCCACAATCCTTGCCTTTCAAGAAAGATATAAGAACAAGAGGAAGATATATAGTTGAACGATAAGAAAATGTTCGCAAAAAAAGAGATATTGAACAAAAATCTTTACTGAGAAGCAGAAATTTGCTAACCTGCCAGGAATCGTAAGCTGAGTTTATGATGAAAAGTGGTGTTCGCATAGTCTGCGCCACATATTGTGGGAAGAAACACTGCAATAACAAGAAAGGAATTGTGAGACTGGAGAAGAAATGATGAAGAGAGGTACCAGGTCAATATTAGAATAGCCTTCATTACCAACTCCGGATTCATTTTTGAAGTGCATGATGCAGGCAAATTCTTTGCTGATCCCTGCAGAAAACATAGAGAAACAGAATGAAAAGGTAACTCTAGTAAATCAAATTCACAAGTCAACAACAAGAGAAGGGATCAGATAATTCAATTACATGCACATTACAGCAAGGTCAGAAACTCAGAATAAGATAGAAACAATTATCATAGATAGAATAGAGAGTTACATGAGTTTTAACGACTTGACCGAAGAAGGATTCAATTCGAGACCCTCCAGAAATGTCCGTCCtgtcaagaaaattatattaaaaaaaaactgatatggAAGATTCTCGCAGTTAAACAAAGGGAGATTGGATCTGTTCTTGGTATATGAGCTTAATTACCCGTGAATAAAATAACCAGCATCAGAAACACATTTTACTCTAGCAGTTGCAGGCAGGAGGGATTGGAATTTATCACAATGCAAAATAGCAGCCAATCCACCAGCAGAACATCCGGAAAGAATAGCCTGTCATTGACAAGTCCCGACAGGTTATCCCAAGAGAATAAAGGCATAAAACGCAAGTAAATAAGGCTCAGTAGTAGTTATTGAAAGGAGTCGTACATTTCGAGCATTTTGCATTCCTTTCGCCAATAGTTCATCAATTACAGCCTGCCAAACCCTCTCTCCCCTGAAGTAAAGCTTAGTTTCCTGGTCCAGAAAATCAAATGCTACTTCAGTTCATATACAACAATTTAGAATTTTCATCTGTAGAAGAAATCTTTGAAGTTTCAAGGCAACTAAGTCAACAAGCTTATTACCGGATCGACAGCTTCGACATCACCAGTAAATGATGAACCATCACAGTATCTGACTTTGATTCTATTCCAGTTATAGAAGTCTACACATTCAAACAGAACCCAATTACTTAATTAAGCTGCTATACAGATTGATAACAAGATCTAAACCAGTAACTGCTGAATCCTAGCTACCAGGATTAGCTGCTTGCTTGCTGCCCAGTATGCCAGAGAACCCCATTGTCTTCTCCATTTTCGATGAAGAACCCCTGAAAGTGTCCCTACGAGATACACAGGACTCAACACTCTCACACCATCCTCCTCCCTGTTGACCCCCATTTCACAAGAAGAAAAGTTATAATTAAGTAGATCAAACTCATACAACTATCATTATTAACATCCCATTTATcatatttaatcaaattcatTAGGCTAGTCCATAGTATAGCTAGCAAGAAAGAAGATCAAGGCCAAGAAGAACTAACCTCCATGTGAACCAACCAGTTATCAATCCCAGAACCAGATCCTTTGTCAAAGTGGTAACCTGGCGGACTCCCATCTAAGCAAACTGCACAGTAAATCACAGTGACAacagattagaaaaaaaaaagattaaaaacacgTACTGTATATTCATTAGCACAAAACAAATGAGCTTATGAGTTGCTCACCAGCTCCGCTTGAAACAGCAGTCTCGACAATAGTAATGGGAATGCTAGCTCCTTCTGCCTTGAGCAATATCAGTATGCAAACAACAAGACACGGCCATTGGCCTAATCTTGAACCAGCCATACACTGCTTGGTATCAGAAATTAACAAAGTGATTTAGAAGAAAGAATTAACacacaaaaaggaaaaatagggatgcttaaagaaaagaatataaactTGGGACAATATATATAGGGGAGAAAAGGATGTCGTACATGTGCAGGAACAAGAGAGCTTGCGTCAGGAAAAGAATGCTATAGATTCTCAGAACTTTCCTTTCAGACAAGAAACTCAAAATGCCACTTGTAAGAGATAATgcagggaataaaaaaaattaaacacttcaTATATAACGTGTTCagacaaatattaattttaagattataaaaaaacattttaagatTATATATGTAAGAGGAGAATCGGCAGTTTCTTTGAGAgtagaaaagtattttgattgcagagaactaaaaataaatatatttttttatgatagtcttaaaataatttttttttattttaaaagaaaaaataaacgatTATCTCTATCTATTTTGTTAACCAAACACCGATTAAAGTCAAACAGAGGTTGAAACTAGGGGCTAAGAATTTTGTCTGCAAATAActtgttttcaagttttttacgTTCATTGACTTGACAGAAATATATAAACGTCTTTTTTGGTGAAAGATTTCCAAATGGAAGTGAAACAATGGGTGGCCGAATGGAGATTGTTGTCTCTTTCCATGATCAGTCCATGCATGCAAATGGCTATATGATCAAATTGATGTCGTTTTCTGTTGTCTATGTCGTTTAGTTTTGAGATTTCATTACAGGTTGGTAGcccatctcttttttctttcgaaTCATTACAAACTTTACTGTCATTGCTAGCAGCTGGTCAGATCTTTTATCATCATTGTACAtccatatcattaattattaattgtcGGTGGTCTTTAAAGGAGGCTAGCCATTGATGCATGTTTTCATCCTTAGTTTGGCATTGggatccaaaatatttttgttttgacagTTTTCACATTCAAATTGTTTGaacattttcaaataagatattgatttaaaactggtatatttcttttgtttagaTTCTTTTCCCTCTAAAGGGTAAGAGGGATTTCTGTAAAAATTTCCTTCTCTTAGCTTGCACtgactttgaatttgaaatgataGCCGAACCTTATCTCAAAAGCTTGACTAAGTAAGCATATTTGCATGCATGCTGGTTCAAATTTCTCAAGTGGAAGTGGGAAAAGGAGGTTTTATATACATTTAAGTGTAAAATcccaaattatatatttgttttatattaggtGAAGTTGCTGGCCAGTaaatattacataaaaatagatttttatatttggatGATGTTGATTTAGCCAAACCTTGTCTCAAAGGTTTGACTAattagtgtgtgtatatatatatatatcctggtTCAAATTATGTGTGGGTTTAGAACCGGTAAggggtgatttttaaaaatattttttaaatacaaatatattaaaataatatttttttaatttttttattataatatcatcacattaaaattattcaaatcaattttatgtttttttaggtgaaaaatgatttgaaaaaacactttaaaaaaacacatggtaatataaaaacaaacactcattatatattgttttataatatctattttaaaaaaaaaatgaaaagaaaagaaaatagatgaaaatgagtaaataaatagtttttgaaGTGAAAAGGAATACTTAATTCATTTATCAAAACTAGAGggactaatttataattcacACTCCCATTTTCTATGCCCAGGGGCTAATTGGTTCAAAGGTTGATTTCAGCCAGctgaatttctttttcattattcttttgGATGGGCAGGAAAATACAGACACCTTCCTTTCACCTTCCTTTCACTCGTTTTCAATCCATTCTCGGAACCTTAGGAGGACAGCGGAATGAGAGTAAAATAAGTCACATCATGTGATTGCatctttacaattaaaaaaaaaaaaacttaattctatCCGTAagcaaattatttaattatttatttatttttaaattgtttttgatgtacttatgtaaaaaataattttaaaaattaaaaaaaaatattattttgatgtatttctagaCGAAaagtagtttaaaaaataaccgctaccACATTCTCAATCACCTCTTATTAAACAGAATCCAGTACTGAATTTATGTTTACCTATAGTTAAATTTAGTTTAAGCAAACCAACCAACGAATATGGAATCGTTTTTAGAAAACATTAGTTTAGAAACTCGAGTTGCAAGttgaatcaaaatttttattaaaaaataatttgaaaataaaattaaaaaaattgataaaaagataTCTTTCAACTCAACTTCTTATCTAATtaggattttaaattaaattgtatgagAGTTGTCTCAATATGATATAGTTGATTTGAtcggttaaaaaaaacaacttctatgactaacaagaaaaataaaggatgaaactgaggaaaaaataatgaaattaaaaaaataaaaaaaaataaaaagaaaagagcaggtttaattaaaaaagaaaaaagaaaaagaagagcttTAGTATTTatacaaaggtaaaaaaaaaatcatcgttTTTTTTAGTACAGAAAGAAATGttacaaagagggaaaaaaaatattacatagaTTTCTCTTCGTAATCATATTACTAAAATTGCAAGGgattatagaagaaaaaaaataaaaattgatgatgATTAGTATCAATTGTGAATTAAGGATAACATTGATGATGATACCGATAGAACTTAAGGTTCTCTGATCTCTCTCAATCttacacacataaaaaaaaaaaaaaaaaaaaaaaaaaaaaaaaaaaacctttttactACCAATGACTTTCTCTTACCAGTGGCATCCGTagttctctctttgttttttctcctcctatttattaatatttaatttagtaaAATCTTTCAATGTGTAAACTTGTTTATTTCAAGCTTGCAACTGTGGTAGAGTCCATCAGGATCAACCAAACTTGATACCAAAATGTTATTTATTCGAGTAATATAACAATTTtttgaaactaaattaaatagaacTAGATCCATGTCATCTGGGTTTGACATTCTGCTAATCCTAAAGATGCTGGGTATAGATGCAAGCCACGCCCACCTATCAATGGGTTATCACCCTGTCTTAAGGCTTTTTAAACAAGGACTTAGacttaaaaatgaattttcataGAATGCCAAAAATTTTGAATCATCAATAGCCCCCTAAGTCTTTATGTATTTAATACGTAAAGATTTAAAgggttcttaatttttaatgagAGATTTTACCTTTCCCATATGATAGATTATCTTAAACAGAATAGTTGAGATTCTTATGGTTACGTGGTTTGCCCTTATTAAAAAAACGTTTTTTAGGAAGAGAAAACGGCTGCATGAATTCAATGCAGTAATTAAGTAGTTTTTTTGAAGATTTATGGTGACATCATAGGTTATTCATCCAACAATaaggatgaaaaaatatttcttttataaactGATATGATCCAAGAAATggttgaacaagaaaattcaaattctacCTTAATTGTGCATATTGTCTAGTTTTACTCTATAGGGCATAATTCTTAATTAGATCATTGGATTGAACTTTAATTTTACCAGGATTTTCCGAATATAttgttctatattttttaaaaattttaggtcAATCTAAGTT
The DNA window shown above is from Populus trichocarpa isolate Nisqually-1 chromosome 4, P.trichocarpa_v4.1, whole genome shotgun sequence and carries:
- the LOC18098410 gene encoding pectin acetylesterase 11, translating into MAGSRLGQWPCLVVCILILLKAEGASIPITIVETAVSSGAVCLDGSPPGYHFDKGSGSGIDNWLVHMEGGGWCESVESCVSRRDTFRGSSSKMEKTMGFSGILGSKQAANPDFYNWNRIKVRYCDGSSFTGDVEAVDPETKLYFRGERVWQAVIDELLAKGMQNARNAILSGCSAGGLAAILHCDKFQSLLPATARVKCVSDAGYFIHGTDISGGSRIESFFGQVVKTHGSAKNLPASCTSKMNPELCFFPQYVAQTMRTPLFIINSAYDSWQIKNILAPTAVDSKKEWKDCKLDLKKCSASQLQTVQDYRTQFLKAVDTGLGSSSTRGLWIDSCYAHCQSGSVSTWLNDKSPEVGDTKMGKAVGDWFYDRSAMEKIDCPYSCNPTCVSVDSES